The proteins below come from a single Parageobacillus toebii NBRC 107807 genomic window:
- a CDS encoding adenylosuccinate synthase, with product MSSVVVVGTQWGDEGKGKITDFLSENAEVIARYQGGNNAGHTIVFNGEKYKLHLIPSGIFYKDKICVIGNGMVVDPKALVAELKYLHDRGISTDNLRISNRAHVILPYHLKLDELEEERKGANKIGTTKKGIGPAYMDKAARVGIRIVDLLDREVFEEKLARNLQEKNVLFEKVYGVEGFKLEDILDEYYEYGQQIAKYVCDTSVVLNNALDEGRRVLFEGAQGVMLDIDQGTYPFVTSSNPVAGGVTIGAGVGPTKIKHVVGVAKAYTTRVGDGPFPTELHDEIGDRIREVGREYGTTTGRPRRVGWFDSVVVRHARRVSGITDLSLNSIDVLTGIETLKICVAYRYKGKVIEEFPASLKVLAECEPIYEELPGWSEDITGVKSLDELPVNARHYVERISQLTGIPLSIFSVGPDRSQTNVVRSVYA from the coding sequence ATGTCGTCAGTCGTCGTTGTCGGGACGCAATGGGGCGATGAAGGAAAAGGGAAAATTACTGACTTTTTATCAGAAAATGCGGAAGTCATTGCAAGATACCAAGGCGGAAACAATGCTGGGCATACGATTGTCTTTAATGGAGAGAAGTATAAATTGCATTTAATTCCGTCCGGAATTTTTTATAAAGATAAAATTTGTGTCATCGGAAATGGAATGGTAGTTGACCCGAAAGCATTAGTGGCGGAGTTGAAATATTTGCACGATCGCGGCATTTCAACTGATAATTTACGCATTAGCAATCGTGCGCATGTTATTTTGCCATACCATTTAAAACTGGATGAACTCGAAGAAGAGCGGAAAGGCGCAAACAAAATCGGCACGACAAAAAAAGGGATCGGACCTGCGTATATGGATAAGGCGGCGCGCGTCGGCATCCGCATTGTCGATTTGTTAGATCGCGAAGTATTTGAAGAAAAATTGGCTCGTAATTTGCAAGAGAAAAATGTCCTTTTTGAAAAAGTATACGGCGTCGAAGGATTTAAGCTAGAAGATATTTTAGATGAATATTACGAATATGGACAACAAATTGCCAAATATGTTTGCGATACGTCTGTAGTGTTAAATAACGCTCTTGATGAAGGGCGCCGTGTTCTCTTTGAAGGCGCACAAGGCGTCATGCTTGATATTGACCAAGGAACCTATCCATTTGTTACTTCCTCAAATCCAGTCGCCGGTGGCGTGACGATCGGTGCTGGCGTCGGACCAACGAAAATTAAACATGTCGTCGGGGTTGCAAAAGCGTATACGACTCGTGTCGGCGACGGTCCATTCCCGACAGAATTACATGATGAAATTGGCGACCGCATCCGAGAAGTCGGCCGTGAATATGGAACAACGACAGGCCGTCCACGCCGTGTCGGTTGGTTTGATAGCGTTGTTGTTCGCCATGCTCGTCGGGTTAGCGGTATTACAGATTTATCGTTAAACTCGATTGACGTTCTTACTGGTATTGAAACGTTAAAAATATGTGTTGCTTATCGCTATAAAGGAAAAGTGATCGAAGAATTTCCGGCAAGCTTAAAAGTGCTAGCGGAATGTGAGCCAATTTATGAGGAACTTCCAGGATGGTCAGAAGATATTACCGGTGTAAAAAGTCTGGACGAACTGCCAGTCAACGCCCGCCATTATGTAGAACGCATTTCTCAATTAACGGGCATTCCGTTATCGATTTTCTCTGTCGGTCCAGATCGTTCGCAAACAAATGTTGTTCGCAGCGTATATGCGTGA
- the dnaB gene encoding replicative DNA helicase, protein MNDLFSERIPPQSIEAEQAVLGAIFLDPSALTLASEILIPEDFYRASHQKIFHAMLRVADKGEPVDLVTVTAELADTQQLEEVGGVSYLSELADAVPTAANVEYYARIVEEKSVLRRLIRTATSIAQDGYTREDEVDVLLDEAEQKIMEISQRKHSGAFKNIKDVLVQTYDNIEMLHNRKGEVTGIPTGFTELDRMTSGFQRSDFIIVAARPSVGKTAFALNIAQNVATKTNENVAIFSLEMSAQQLVMRMLCAEGNINAQNLRTGRLTPEDWGKLTMAMGSLSNAGIYIDDTPSVRVSDIRAKCRRLKQESGLGMVVIDYLQLIQGSGRNRENRQQEVSEISRSLKALARELEVPVIALSQLSRSVEQRQDKRPMMSDIRESGSIEQDADIVAFLYRDDYYNKDSENKNIIEIIIAKQRNGPVGTVQLAFIKEYNKFVNLERRFDDAQIPPGA, encoded by the coding sequence ATGAACGATCTATTTTCAGAACGAATTCCTCCGCAAAGCATCGAGGCGGAACAGGCTGTGTTAGGTGCTATATTTCTTGATCCTTCCGCCTTAACATTAGCTTCGGAAATTTTAATTCCGGAAGATTTTTATCGTGCTTCCCATCAAAAAATTTTCCATGCGATGCTTCGCGTTGCGGATAAAGGAGAGCCTGTCGATTTAGTCACAGTGACGGCGGAGCTTGCCGATACGCAGCAATTGGAAGAAGTCGGCGGAGTGTCATACTTAAGCGAACTGGCCGATGCTGTACCAACGGCGGCAAACGTTGAATATTACGCGCGCATCGTGGAAGAAAAATCGGTGTTGCGCCGCTTGATTCGCACCGCCACGTCGATTGCGCAAGACGGTTACACAAGAGAAGATGAAGTAGATGTTTTGCTTGACGAAGCAGAACAGAAAATCATGGAGATTTCACAGCGCAAACATTCAGGCGCATTTAAAAATATTAAAGATGTCCTTGTGCAGACGTACGATAATATTGAAATGCTCCATAATCGAAAAGGCGAGGTGACGGGAATCCCGACTGGATTTACCGAGCTTGACCGCATGACATCGGGATTTCAGCGCAGCGATTTTATTATTGTTGCGGCCCGTCCTTCTGTAGGGAAAACGGCATTTGCTTTAAATATTGCGCAAAACGTAGCGACAAAGACGAATGAAAACGTCGCGATTTTTAGTTTGGAAATGAGCGCCCAGCAACTAGTGATGCGGATGTTGTGCGCGGAAGGAAATATCAACGCGCAAAATTTACGGACAGGGAGGTTAACGCCGGAAGACTGGGGCAAGCTAACGATGGCGATGGGAAGCTTGTCGAACGCCGGCATTTATATCGATGATACGCCTAGCGTCCGTGTCAGCGATATTCGCGCCAAATGCCGCCGCTTAAAGCAAGAAAGCGGTCTTGGCATGGTTGTCATCGACTACTTGCAGCTCATTCAAGGAAGTGGCAGAAATAGAGAAAACCGCCAACAAGAAGTTTCGGAAATCTCCCGTTCTTTAAAAGCGTTGGCTCGTGAATTAGAAGTGCCGGTGATCGCTTTATCCCAGCTTTCTCGAAGCGTCGAGCAGCGCCAAGATAAGCGGCCGATGATGTCCGATATCCGTGAATCCGGAAGCATCGAGCAAGATGCGGATATTGTCGCCTTTTTATACCGCGACGATTATTACAATAAAGATTCGGAGAATAAAAATATTATTGAGATCATTATTGCCAAACAGCGGAACGGCCCAGTCGGGACCGTACAGCTTGCATTTATTAAAGAATACAACAAGTTCGTTAATTTGGAACGCCGTTTTGATGATGCGCAAATTCCGCCAGGAGCATAA
- the rplI gene encoding 50S ribosomal protein L9 has protein sequence MKVIFLKDVKGKGKKGEIKNVADGYANNFLFKQGLAIEATPANIKALEAQKRKEQRQAEEELAKAKQLKEKLEQITVELSAKAGEGGRLFGSITSKQIAEALQSQHQIKIDKRKIELDDAIRSLGYTNVPVKLHPEVTATLKVHVTEQK, from the coding sequence ATGAAAGTCATCTTTCTTAAAGATGTAAAAGGAAAAGGAAAAAAAGGGGAAATTAAAAACGTCGCTGACGGATACGCAAACAATTTCCTTTTTAAACAAGGGCTTGCCATTGAAGCAACACCAGCAAACATAAAAGCGCTAGAGGCGCAAAAACGAAAAGAACAACGGCAAGCGGAAGAGGAGCTTGCAAAAGCAAAACAATTAAAAGAAAAGCTAGAACAAATAACGGTGGAATTGTCCGCGAAAGCTGGGGAAGGCGGTCGTTTATTTGGATCGATTACAAGCAAACAAATTGCTGAAGCTCTTCAATCCCAGCACCAAATTAAAATTGATAAGCGTAAAATCGAACTGGACGATGCCATTCGTTCATTAGGATATACGAATGTACCTGTAAAACTTCATCCGGAAGTCACAGCAACATTAAAAGTACATGTGACCGAACAAAAGTAA
- a CDS encoding DHH family phosphoesterase, which yields MSHFYERKAYRYPLYAFIALSVVFAAFLFYFQWILGIVSFLLLGFVLYYVIHSQRSLYAELEQYISNLSYRIKKVGEEALMEMPIGIMLINDDYEVEWANQFLASCFKEQTLIGRSLYDLSDPLVVLLKQEQINEEIINIHGRQFKVIIRREERLLYFFDVTEQVELQKQYEAERLVLAIIFLDNYDEITQGMDDQAKSQMNSHVTSILNKWANDYGLFLKRTSSERFIAVLNEHILKQLEKSKFSILDEVREQTMKYNVQLTLSIGIGTGVSSLPELGLLAQSGLDLALGRGGDQVAIKQGNGKVKFYGGKTNPMEKRTRVRARVISHALRELITESDKVLIMGHKYPDMDALGAAIGILKLVQSNQKEGFIVIDTARTNSGAQRLIEELKKHSELWSRFIKPEQGLELVTEDTLVIVVDTHRPSLVVEERLLYRTDHIVVIDHHRRGEEFINDPILVYMEPYASSTSELVTELLEYQPKRMKLSMLEATALLAGIVVDTKSFTLRTGSRTFDAASYLRAQGADTVLVQKLLKESITNYVKRAKIIENASIDSRGIAIAKGDPTETYDQVLIAQAADTLLTLSGVVASFVISKRTDQTIGISARSLGDINVQIIMESLGGGGHLTNAATQLSDITIEEAEQRLRAAIDDYLEGGKES from the coding sequence ATGTCTCATTTTTATGAAAGGAAAGCGTATCGCTATCCCTTATACGCTTTTATTGCATTATCGGTTGTTTTTGCAGCGTTTTTGTTTTATTTTCAATGGATATTAGGGATAGTTAGCTTTTTGCTCCTTGGTTTTGTACTTTATTACGTGATCCATTCACAACGGTCATTATATGCAGAGCTTGAGCAATATATTTCCAACTTGTCGTATCGAATTAAAAAAGTTGGCGAAGAAGCATTAATGGAAATGCCCATTGGAATCATGTTGATTAATGATGACTATGAGGTAGAATGGGCGAATCAATTTTTAGCTTCTTGCTTTAAAGAGCAGACGTTAATAGGCCGTTCGTTATATGATCTTTCTGATCCATTAGTCGTTTTATTGAAGCAGGAGCAAATAAATGAAGAAATCATTAACATTCATGGAAGGCAATTTAAAGTCATTATAAGACGCGAGGAAAGGCTTCTTTACTTTTTCGATGTGACGGAGCAGGTAGAATTACAAAAACAATATGAGGCAGAACGATTAGTATTAGCCATTATTTTCCTTGATAATTATGATGAAATTACACAAGGAATGGATGACCAGGCGAAAAGCCAGATGAATAGCCATGTGACGTCCATTTTGAACAAATGGGCGAATGATTATGGGCTATTTTTAAAACGGACGTCGTCCGAGCGGTTTATCGCTGTCTTGAATGAGCATATTCTCAAGCAATTGGAAAAAAGCAAGTTTTCCATTTTAGACGAAGTCCGTGAACAGACGATGAAATATAATGTCCAGTTAACGTTAAGTATTGGGATTGGCACTGGTGTATCATCGCTTCCGGAATTGGGATTGTTGGCACAATCCGGTTTAGATTTAGCGCTAGGCCGCGGCGGCGACCAGGTTGCCATTAAACAAGGCAACGGGAAAGTGAAGTTTTATGGTGGAAAGACCAATCCAATGGAGAAACGTACAAGGGTTCGTGCCCGTGTCATTTCTCATGCGCTTAGGGAATTGATTACAGAAAGCGACAAAGTGCTGATTATGGGGCATAAATACCCAGATATGGACGCACTTGGAGCTGCTATCGGAATTTTAAAGCTAGTACAATCCAATCAAAAAGAGGGATTTATCGTCATTGATACGGCACGAACGAATTCTGGGGCACAACGTTTAATTGAGGAATTGAAAAAGCATTCGGAGCTATGGTCAAGATTTATTAAGCCAGAACAAGGGCTTGAGTTGGTTACAGAGGATACGTTGGTTATTGTTGTTGATACGCACCGTCCTTCATTAGTCGTAGAAGAAAGATTATTATACCGTACAGATCATATTGTTGTTATTGACCATCATCGTCGCGGTGAAGAATTTATTAATGATCCGATTCTTGTTTATATGGAACCATATGCGTCTTCCACTTCTGAACTGGTGACTGAACTGTTAGAATATCAGCCAAAACGGATGAAGCTGTCGATGTTGGAGGCGACGGCGCTTCTTGCAGGAATTGTGGTTGATACGAAAAGTTTTACGCTTCGCACAGGTTCACGGACGTTTGATGCTGCTTCTTATTTACGTGCTCAAGGCGCTGACACTGTTTTAGTGCAAAAATTGCTAAAAGAAAGTATCACAAATTATGTAAAGCGGGCAAAAATTATTGAAAATGCGTCTATCGATTCGAGAGGAATCGCCATTGCAAAAGGGGATCCAACAGAAACATATGATCAAGTGTTAATTGCCCAAGCGGCTGATACGCTATTAACATTAAGCGGAGTCGTTGCTTCGTTTGTTATCTCAAAGCGAACGGACCAAACGATTGGCATTAGTGCTCGCTCCTTAGGAGATATCAATGTTCAAATCATTATGGAAAGCTTAGGAGGAGGCGGCCATTTAACCAATGCTGCTACACAGCTTTCCGATATAACGATAGAAGAAGCAGAACAGCGCCTGCGAGCAGCAATTGATGATTATCTAGAAGGAGGTAAGGAATCATGA